A stretch of Prunus dulcis chromosome 6, ALMONDv2, whole genome shotgun sequence DNA encodes these proteins:
- the LOC117633271 gene encoding outer envelope protein 39, chloroplastic isoform X2, translating into MLPPLSNGSGSPLSLIIGSLCIKHPNLFGGSEKLDVSWDKGLYDSNVLMAYRRPRPEWLAQQSFVVQHSISPEIGVHGIPMDNFSRSGSGGVNLSRLSVGMDLNEPASSKWSSTTSIKFEHVRPLNDNGQSMSRDLDGFPVTCSGSPHDSMVILKQESRYAKANDHSFFHFSLQIEQGIPVLSKWLIFNKFKFVASKGVKLGPAFLLMRMTGGSIVGDMAPYQAFAIGGLGSVRGYGEGAVGSGRSCLVANSELTLPFNKMLEGAVFLDCGTDLGSAHHVPGNPALRQGKPGSGVGLGYGLRLKSQFGHFVVDYALNACQQKTVYFGISNLAS; encoded by the exons ATGCTTCCTCCTTTGag TAATGGCAGTGGCagtcctctctctctgataATTGGGAG TCTTTGCATCAAACATCCAAACTTATTTGGTGGAAGTGAGAAGCTTGATGTGTCATGGGATAAGGGCCTGTATGATTCTAATGTTTTAATGGCTTATAGAAGACCAAGACCTGAATGGCTAGCTCAACAGTCTTTTGTAGTccag CATTCTATTTCACCCGAGATAGGGGTTCATGGCATTCCCATGGACAATTTCTCACGTTCAGGTAGTGGAGGTGTAAATTTGTCTCGATTATCAGTGGGCATGGATTTGAATGAGCCTGCAAGTTCCAAATGGAGTAGCACAACTAGCATAAAGTTTGAG CATGTCCGGCCACTGAATGATAATGGCCAGTCTATGAGCCGAGATCTAGATGGATTTCCTGTCACATGCAG TGGAAGTCCCCATGATAGCATGGTAATTCTAAAGCAAGAATCTCGGTATGCAAAGGCAAATGATCACAGTTTTTTTCAT TTCAGTCTGCAGATAGAACAAGGGATACCAGTCCTATCTAAGTGGCTAATCTTCAACAAGTTTAAGTTTGTTGCATCAAAGGGAGTCAAACTTGGACCGGCATTTCTCTTGATGAG AATGACAGGTGGTTCCATTGTAGGGGACATGGCTCCTTACCAAGCATTTGCAATTGGAGGTCTTGGCAGTGTGCGAGGGTATGGTGAGGGTGCAGTGGGGTCTGGTAGATCGTGCTTAGTTGCAAATAGCGAATTGACATTGCCTTTT AACAAGATGCTGGAAGGTGCTGTTTTCTTGGACTGTGGAACTGATTTGGGGTCTGCTCATCATGTACCTG GAAACCCAGCCTTGAGGCAAGGTAAACCAGGATCTGGAGTTGGACTTGGATATGGCCTTCGTCTCAAATCACAGTTTGGCCATTTTGTGGTTGATTACGCTTTAAATGCCTGTCAACAAAAAACAGTCTATTTTGGCATCAGCAACCTGGCTTCATGA
- the LOC117633271 gene encoding outer envelope protein 39, chloroplastic isoform X1, which translates to MGAQKSIHAGKAKIDVNVDFTHKLCASLMLPPLSNGSGSPLSLIIGSLCIKHPNLFGGSEKLDVSWDKGLYDSNVLMAYRRPRPEWLAQQSFVVQHSISPEIGVHGIPMDNFSRSGSGGVNLSRLSVGMDLNEPASSKWSSTTSIKFEHVRPLNDNGQSMSRDLDGFPVTCSGSPHDSMVILKQESRYAKANDHSFFHFSLQIEQGIPVLSKWLIFNKFKFVASKGVKLGPAFLLMRMTGGSIVGDMAPYQAFAIGGLGSVRGYGEGAVGSGRSCLVANSELTLPFNKMLEGAVFLDCGTDLGSAHHVPGNPALRQGKPGSGVGLGYGLRLKSQFGHFVVDYALNACQQKTVYFGISNLAS; encoded by the exons ATGGGAGCCCAGAAGAGCATCCATGCTGGCAAAG CCAAGATTGATGTTAATGTCGATTTCACTCACAAGCTTTGTGCTTCATTGATGCTTCCTCCTTTGag TAATGGCAGTGGCagtcctctctctctgataATTGGGAG TCTTTGCATCAAACATCCAAACTTATTTGGTGGAAGTGAGAAGCTTGATGTGTCATGGGATAAGGGCCTGTATGATTCTAATGTTTTAATGGCTTATAGAAGACCAAGACCTGAATGGCTAGCTCAACAGTCTTTTGTAGTccag CATTCTATTTCACCCGAGATAGGGGTTCATGGCATTCCCATGGACAATTTCTCACGTTCAGGTAGTGGAGGTGTAAATTTGTCTCGATTATCAGTGGGCATGGATTTGAATGAGCCTGCAAGTTCCAAATGGAGTAGCACAACTAGCATAAAGTTTGAG CATGTCCGGCCACTGAATGATAATGGCCAGTCTATGAGCCGAGATCTAGATGGATTTCCTGTCACATGCAG TGGAAGTCCCCATGATAGCATGGTAATTCTAAAGCAAGAATCTCGGTATGCAAAGGCAAATGATCACAGTTTTTTTCAT TTCAGTCTGCAGATAGAACAAGGGATACCAGTCCTATCTAAGTGGCTAATCTTCAACAAGTTTAAGTTTGTTGCATCAAAGGGAGTCAAACTTGGACCGGCATTTCTCTTGATGAG AATGACAGGTGGTTCCATTGTAGGGGACATGGCTCCTTACCAAGCATTTGCAATTGGAGGTCTTGGCAGTGTGCGAGGGTATGGTGAGGGTGCAGTGGGGTCTGGTAGATCGTGCTTAGTTGCAAATAGCGAATTGACATTGCCTTTT AACAAGATGCTGGAAGGTGCTGTTTTCTTGGACTGTGGAACTGATTTGGGGTCTGCTCATCATGTACCTG GAAACCCAGCCTTGAGGCAAGGTAAACCAGGATCTGGAGTTGGACTTGGATATGGCCTTCGTCTCAAATCACAGTTTGGCCATTTTGTGGTTGATTACGCTTTAAATGCCTGTCAACAAAAAACAGTCTATTTTGGCATCAGCAACCTGGCTTCATGA